In Chitinibacter sp. SCUT-21, a single genomic region encodes these proteins:
- the rfbD gene encoding dTDP-4-dehydrorhamnose reductase encodes MASHAIPKILVTGKNGQVGFELQRSLAVLGEVVAVDREECDLSNPAAIRELVQRIRPDIIVNPAAHTAVDKAESEVEFATALNATAPQVFAEEAAKLGALLIHYSTDYVFDGSKDGWYVETDTPNPQSVYGKTKLAGELAVVAANPRHLIFRTSWVFGAHGGNFLKTMLKLMQTRDVLSVVADQFGAPTAASLLADVTAQIIAQYLRSTDNANFAYGTYHLVAAGETSWHGYASLVNDLAAQQGYTLKVTSQEIKAIPASDYPVPAPRPANSRLNTQKLQTTFGLTLPSWQQGVGQVMTLLKQA; translated from the coding sequence ATGGCCTCTCATGCAATACCCAAGATATTGGTGACGGGTAAAAACGGCCAAGTTGGCTTTGAATTACAACGTAGCCTCGCCGTGCTCGGCGAGGTGGTTGCGGTTGATCGCGAAGAATGTGATCTATCGAACCCGGCGGCGATTCGTGAGCTGGTACAGCGCATTCGCCCCGACATCATCGTCAACCCTGCTGCGCACACGGCGGTCGATAAAGCCGAATCCGAAGTCGAATTCGCCACGGCTCTGAATGCGACCGCGCCGCAAGTGTTCGCCGAAGAAGCCGCCAAGCTAGGCGCTTTGTTGATTCACTATTCGACTGACTACGTGTTTGATGGCAGCAAAGACGGTTGGTACGTTGAGACCGACACGCCCAATCCACAATCGGTGTATGGCAAAACCAAATTAGCGGGGGAGCTGGCCGTAGTGGCTGCTAATCCGCGGCATTTGATCTTCCGCACTAGCTGGGTCTTTGGTGCACACGGCGGTAACTTCCTAAAAACCATGCTCAAGCTGATGCAAACACGCGATGTGCTCAGCGTAGTGGCTGATCAATTCGGCGCGCCTACCGCTGCGAGCCTACTCGCCGATGTTACCGCGCAAATCATCGCACAGTACCTGCGCAGCACTGACAATGCTAATTTTGCCTATGGCACTTACCATCTTGTCGCCGCCGGTGAAACTAGCTGGCATGGGTATGCATCGCTAGTAAATGATCTTGCTGCTCAGCAGGGCTATACCCTAAAAGTAACTAGTCAAGAGATCAAAGCCATTCCAGCCAGTGACTACCCTGTACCCGCGCCGCGCCCAGCCAACTCGCGTCTGAACACACAAAAACTACAAACCACGTTTGGTTTAACGTTGCCCAGCTGGCAACAAGGCGTAGGGCAAGTGATGACGTTGCTCAAACAGGCTTAG
- the rfbB gene encoding dTDP-glucose 4,6-dehydratase has protein sequence MTILVTGGAGFIGGNFVLDWLAGSDETVINVDKLTYAGNLDTLKSLDGDARHIFVRTDIGDREVIGKLLAEHKPRAVINFAAESHVDRSIHGPGDFIQTNVVGTFNLLESVRAYWNEMPADEKVAFRFLHVSTDEVYGTLEANDPPFSETNTYEPNSPYSASKAASDHLVRAWHHTYGLPVLTTNCSNNYGPYHFPEKLIPLVILNALNGKPLPIYGDGQQIRDWLYVKDHCSAIRRVLDAGKVGETYNVGGWNEKANLDVVKTICTLLDELQPRADGQGYAEQITYVTDRPGHDRRYAIDARKLERELGWKPAETFESGIRKTVAWYLGNQAWVGNVTSGAYREWVSTQYGA, from the coding sequence ATGACTATTTTAGTAACTGGTGGTGCCGGTTTTATCGGTGGTAATTTTGTATTGGATTGGCTCGCAGGTAGTGATGAGACTGTCATTAACGTTGATAAGCTGACCTATGCAGGCAATCTCGATACCCTCAAGTCATTAGATGGCGATGCCCGTCATATTTTCGTACGTACCGATATTGGCGATCGCGAAGTCATTGGTAAATTGTTGGCTGAACATAAACCTCGTGCCGTAATTAACTTTGCTGCCGAATCGCACGTCGATCGTTCAATTCACGGACCGGGCGATTTTATCCAGACTAATGTGGTGGGTACTTTTAATCTGCTCGAAAGTGTTCGTGCTTACTGGAATGAGATGCCTGCTGATGAGAAGGTTGCGTTCCGTTTCCTGCATGTCTCGACTGACGAAGTGTACGGCACGTTGGAAGCCAACGATCCGCCGTTTTCTGAGACCAACACTTACGAGCCAAACAGCCCGTACTCTGCTTCTAAAGCTGCGTCGGATCACCTCGTTCGCGCATGGCACCACACCTATGGTTTGCCAGTGTTGACCACCAACTGCTCAAACAACTACGGCCCCTACCATTTCCCAGAGAAATTGATTCCACTGGTGATTTTGAACGCGCTCAATGGCAAGCCGCTGCCGATTTATGGCGATGGTCAGCAAATCCGCGATTGGTTGTATGTGAAAGACCATTGTTCTGCAATTCGTCGCGTATTGGACGCGGGCAAAGTCGGCGAGACGTATAACGTCGGCGGTTGGAACGAAAAAGCCAATCTCGATGTGGTGAAGACCATTTGCACCTTGCTCGATGAATTGCAGCCACGCGCCGATGGCCAAGGCTATGCAGAGCAGATCACTTACGTGACCGATCGTCCTGGCCACGATCGCCGTTACGCGATTGACGCGCGTAAACTCGAGCGCGAGCTGGGCTGGAAACCAGCCGAGACGTTTGAATCAGGCATCCGCAAAACGGTGGCGTGGTATCTGGGCAACCAAGCTTGGGTAGGTAATGTGACCAGTGGTGCATACCGCGAGTGGGTATCAACCCAATACGGAGCCTAA
- a CDS encoding Wzz/FepE/Etk N-terminal domain-containing protein codes for MSIESQPTAPANATADDISLLDLVLVLAKHKKLIIGLPIVAGLVAAAVTFSVPNEYTATLKIAPSKNAAVYNWVLTNDQVLEDISKEMKLAEHYDTKGRKATRKEMSKNVKVTLNAKDAYLDVNVTDENPEFAAKLANRMGSALQENLYTMRLLDQSKSRYDLESRREIALKNKAKFDVEIKKPEMAATIALLSPADQYGITSLAAIQAESTLQGGVSDLMQNELVRMQDQLASLQRLVVDGMKKQSSAANTGLWIASVDALQQQSYWDALIERLDRRIDLLKKQELDELKMTAAEVPDEKSGPKRSLIVLLSAFAALFGAVLWAFISEAFIKSREDQNSTALMDKIVAAWRAQ; via the coding sequence ATGAGTATTGAATCACAACCAACTGCGCCAGCGAACGCGACGGCAGATGATATATCGTTGCTCGACTTGGTTTTAGTTCTGGCCAAACATAAAAAATTAATTATTGGTTTACCAATTGTCGCGGGTTTAGTTGCTGCTGCGGTGACATTTAGTGTGCCTAATGAATACACGGCGACGCTTAAAATTGCGCCGTCGAAAAATGCAGCCGTGTACAACTGGGTTTTGACGAACGATCAAGTTTTGGAAGATATTTCCAAAGAAATGAAGCTGGCTGAGCATTACGATACCAAGGGTCGTAAAGCTACACGTAAAGAAATGAGCAAAAATGTCAAAGTGACGTTGAATGCGAAAGACGCGTACCTAGATGTCAATGTAACCGATGAAAACCCTGAGTTTGCCGCAAAGCTGGCTAACCGAATGGGAAGTGCCTTGCAAGAAAACCTGTATACCATGCGTCTGCTTGATCAATCAAAGTCTCGCTATGATCTCGAGTCTCGCCGTGAAATCGCGTTAAAAAATAAAGCCAAGTTTGATGTTGAAATTAAAAAGCCAGAAATGGCCGCGACGATAGCCTTACTTTCGCCTGCCGATCAGTATGGTATTACAAGTCTAGCCGCGATTCAGGCTGAATCTACCTTGCAAGGTGGGGTTTCTGACCTGATGCAAAATGAGTTGGTGCGTATGCAGGATCAGCTCGCGAGTCTGCAGCGTTTGGTTGTGGATGGGATGAAAAAGCAATCCTCTGCGGCAAATACTGGCTTATGGATTGCATCAGTTGATGCTTTACAACAGCAATCGTATTGGGACGCACTGATTGAGAGATTGGATCGCCGTATTGATTTGCTGAAAAAGCAAGAGCTTGATGAGCTGAAAATGACCGCTGCTGAAGTACCTGATGAAAAATCGGGGCCGAAACGTAGTCTCATTGTCTTGTTGTCCGCATTTGCCGCTCTGTTTGGTGCTGTTCTGTGGGCATTTATTAGCGAAGCTTTTATTAAGTCGCGCGAAGATCAAAACTCAACGGCCTTGATGGATAAAATCGTAGCAGCATGGCGAGCGCAGTAA
- a CDS encoding protein-L-isoaspartate O-methyltransferase — protein MDWEKARYFLVEQQIRPWNVLDSAVLERILNTRREDFVPQDKKELAFVDVELPLGNGALMLAPKVEARLLQEVALKTTDKVLIVGAGTAYLAALAAGLCAQLVVIEADTKQAEQTNAALKVAGIKNVSIEVGTTLTSKQGPFDAIIAASSFDAVPAELTAQLVAGGRLITVLGEEPIMHAVVVTVDGAGKQVSREVFDYNLPRLKAQCKNFML, from the coding sequence ATGGATTGGGAAAAAGCACGATATTTTCTGGTAGAACAACAAATTCGCCCATGGAATGTTTTAGATTCGGCAGTGCTAGAACGCATCCTTAATACCCGCCGAGAAGACTTCGTACCTCAAGACAAAAAAGAATTGGCTTTTGTTGACGTAGAGTTGCCATTGGGTAACGGCGCTTTGATGCTGGCTCCCAAAGTAGAAGCGCGTTTACTACAAGAAGTGGCGCTGAAAACTACGGACAAAGTGTTGATCGTTGGTGCGGGTACTGCTTACCTTGCCGCTCTGGCCGCTGGCCTCTGTGCGCAATTGGTGGTGATCGAGGCAGACACTAAGCAAGCAGAACAAACCAATGCCGCATTGAAAGTGGCGGGCATTAAAAATGTCAGCATTGAAGTAGGAACAACCCTGACTAGCAAGCAAGGCCCATTTGATGCGATTATTGCAGCGTCATCTTTTGATGCCGTGCCAGCGGAATTAACTGCGCAATTAGTTGCTGGTGGCCGCTTGATTACCGTTCTGGGTGAAGAACCGATCATGCACGCAGTGGTTGTGACGGTGGATGGCGCTGGTAAGCAAGTTAGCCGAGAAGTGTTTGATTACAATTTGCCGCGTTTAAAAGCGCAGTGTAAAAACTTTATGCTGTAA
- the thiC gene encoding phosphomethylpyrimidine synthase ThiC yields the protein MNAKVEFLATEAVVDSAAIQPLPNSRKVYVEGSRADIQVPMREISQADTPTMFGGEQNPPIYVYDCSGPYTDPNATIDVRKGLAPIRAAWIEERNDTELLDGMTSEYGRMREADKSLDDLRFELQRKPRKAKAGQNVSQMHYARKGIITPEMEYVAIRENLQREKYLESLLALGEKGKKLSKMMMFQHPGQNYGANIPEKITPEFVRDEVATGRAVIPNNINHPESEPMIIGRNFLVKINGNIGNSAVTSSITEEVDKMTWGIRWGADTIMDLSTGKNIHETREWILRNSPVPIGTVPIYQALEKVNGKAEDLTWEIFKDTLIEQAEQGVDYFTIHAGVLLRYVPLTANRMTGIVSRGGSIMAKWCLAHHKENFLYTHFEEICEIMKQYDVAFSLGDGLRPGSVWDANDEAQLGELKTLGELTQIAWKHDVQVMIEGPGHVPMQLIKENMDKELDWCHEAPFYTLGPLTTDIAPGYDHITSAIGAAQIGWYGTAMLCYVTPKEHLGLPNKADVKEGIITYKLAAHAADLAKGHPGAQIRDNALSKARFEFRWEDQFNLGLDPDRARDFHDETLPKDSAKVAHFCSMCGPHFCSMKITQDVREFAEQQGIAAEDALAKGMETKSIEFIKGGAKLYDKA from the coding sequence ATGAACGCCAAAGTAGAATTTCTTGCCACAGAAGCTGTCGTCGATTCTGCGGCGATCCAACCACTGCCTAATTCTCGCAAAGTCTATGTCGAAGGCTCTCGCGCTGATATTCAAGTGCCAATGCGTGAAATCAGCCAAGCCGATACCCCAACCATGTTTGGCGGCGAGCAAAATCCACCGATTTATGTTTACGACTGTTCTGGCCCTTACACCGATCCAAACGCAACAATTGACGTTCGCAAAGGCCTCGCCCCAATTCGCGCTGCATGGATTGAAGAGCGCAACGACACCGAATTGCTCGACGGCATGACTAGCGAATATGGCCGCATGCGCGAAGCAGACAAGAGCCTAGACGATCTGCGTTTTGAATTACAACGCAAACCACGCAAAGCCAAAGCAGGCCAAAACGTGTCGCAAATGCACTACGCACGCAAAGGCATCATCACGCCTGAGATGGAATACGTCGCCATCCGCGAAAACTTGCAGCGCGAAAAATACCTTGAAAGCTTGTTAGCGCTCGGCGAAAAAGGCAAAAAGCTCTCCAAAATGATGATGTTCCAGCACCCTGGCCAAAACTATGGTGCCAATATCCCAGAAAAAATCACACCAGAATTCGTACGTGATGAAGTGGCCACTGGCCGCGCCGTAATCCCAAACAATATCAACCACCCAGAATCAGAGCCAATGATCATTGGCCGCAACTTCTTGGTAAAGATCAACGGCAATATCGGTAATTCAGCCGTAACGTCTTCGATTACCGAAGAAGTAGACAAAATGACTTGGGGTATTCGTTGGGGCGCCGACACGATCATGGATCTGTCGACCGGTAAAAACATCCACGAAACACGCGAATGGATTTTGCGCAATTCGCCAGTACCGATCGGCACCGTGCCAATCTACCAAGCCCTGGAAAAAGTAAACGGCAAAGCCGAAGATCTAACTTGGGAAATCTTCAAAGACACGTTGATTGAACAAGCCGAGCAAGGCGTTGACTACTTCACGATCCACGCCGGCGTATTGCTACGCTATGTACCACTGACGGCCAACCGTATGACCGGTATCGTGTCCCGCGGCGGCTCGATCATGGCCAAATGGTGCTTGGCGCATCACAAAGAAAACTTCTTGTACACGCACTTTGAAGAAATTTGCGAAATCATGAAGCAATACGATGTGGCCTTCTCTCTCGGCGATGGCCTGCGTCCAGGTTCAGTGTGGGATGCAAACGACGAAGCGCAATTGGGCGAACTCAAAACCCTAGGCGAATTGACGCAAATCGCGTGGAAACACGATGTACAAGTGATGATCGAAGGCCCAGGCCACGTGCCTATGCAATTGATCAAAGAGAATATGGATAAAGAGCTGGACTGGTGCCACGAAGCACCGTTCTACACACTTGGCCCATTAACGACAGATATTGCCCCGGGTTACGACCACATCACTTCGGCGATTGGCGCGGCGCAAATTGGCTGGTACGGCACGGCGATGCTGTGCTACGTCACGCCGAAAGAGCACTTGGGTTTACCAAATAAAGCCGACGTCAAAGAAGGCATTATTACGTACAAGCTGGCTGCACACGCTGCGGACTTGGCCAAAGGTCATCCAGGCGCGCAGATTCGCGACAATGCCTTGTCGAAAGCGCGTTTCGAGTTCCGTTGGGAAGACCAATTCAACCTTGGTCTCGATCCAGACCGCGCACGTGATTTCCACGACGAAACCTTGCCAAAAGACAGCGCCAAAGTCGCTCACTTCTGCTCAATGTGCGGCCCGCACTTCTGCTCAATGAAAATCACGCAAGACGTGCGTGAATTTGCTGAACAGCAAGGTATTGCCGCCGAAGACGCCTTGGCCAAAGGCATGGAAACTAAGTCGATCGAATTTATCAAAGGCGGCGCGAAGCTTTACGATAAAGCTTAA
- a CDS encoding acyltransferase, with protein sequence MSNNAMNFSVYNPILVPLLYFVLLLLSHFFCKFSGFFKLQVAAEMVPSRYLSLDGFRGVLAFLVVYHHLIIAYRYHFLDGAWKIPDSRFYTLIGQGAVAGFFMMTAFLFWGRILNKGDFGAVKEFYVARLNRVLPAFLTSVALIFFVVGWETNWVLSVDFNQLIEQVSAWLALGFLGAPDINGLKNTGVVNAYVFWTLKYEALFYLLLPFFSVFILRWYFLVLGLLVYYFIGSVPDYFFINYFFLGAIVAFLYRVEWLRVKMQGIVGLVVLLVGLSSFYVLSDSAYSLVALGPMFLIFFPVALGQDFFGGLSSVSARMIGLISYSMYLLHGIVIYVIFTQWKSIDLFLLKAGLVFAIVYVLSVCSFRFIEYPFFSKK encoded by the coding sequence GTGAGTAACAATGCAATGAATTTTTCAGTATATAACCCAATTTTAGTTCCATTGTTATATTTTGTTCTATTGCTTCTTTCACACTTTTTTTGTAAGTTTAGTGGTTTCTTTAAGTTGCAAGTTGCTGCGGAAATGGTGCCATCTCGCTATTTGTCATTGGATGGTTTTCGTGGCGTGTTGGCATTTTTAGTTGTTTATCATCATTTGATTATTGCATATCGATATCATTTTTTAGACGGCGCATGGAAAATTCCTGATTCTCGATTTTATACCTTGATAGGTCAGGGGGCTGTGGCAGGATTTTTTATGATGACTGCGTTTCTTTTTTGGGGGCGTATTTTAAATAAAGGTGATTTTGGAGCAGTTAAAGAATTTTATGTGGCTAGATTGAATAGAGTTTTACCTGCGTTTTTAACATCTGTTGCGTTGATTTTTTTTGTGGTCGGCTGGGAAACGAACTGGGTTCTTTCTGTTGATTTTAATCAATTGATCGAGCAGGTTTCTGCTTGGCTTGCTCTTGGTTTTTTGGGGGCTCCTGATATTAATGGTTTAAAAAATACAGGGGTGGTGAATGCGTACGTTTTTTGGACGCTTAAGTACGAAGCTCTTTTTTATTTGTTGCTCCCTTTTTTTTCTGTTTTTATATTAAGGTGGTATTTTCTTGTTTTGGGTTTGTTGGTTTATTATTTTATTGGAAGTGTGCCTGATTATTTTTTTATAAATTATTTTTTTCTTGGCGCGATTGTGGCCTTTTTGTATAGGGTTGAATGGTTGCGAGTAAAAATGCAAGGTATAGTTGGTCTCGTTGTGCTGCTAGTTGGCTTGAGTTCTTTTTATGTTCTCTCCGATAGTGCGTACTCTCTTGTTGCTCTGGGACCAATGTTTTTAATTTTTTTTCCTGTTGCGTTAGGTCAAGACTTCTTTGGGGGTCTTTCATCTGTTTCTGCAAGGATGATTGGGTTGATTAGTTATTCCATGTATTTGTTGCATGGGATTGTTATCTATGTAATTTTTACGCAGTGGAAATCGATTGACCTTTTTTTGTTGAAAGCTGGGCTTGTTTTTGCAATTGTTTATGTACTTTCTGTTTGTTCATTTAGGTTTATTGAGTATCCTTTTTTTTCAAAGAAATAA
- a CDS encoding nitrate reductase cytochrome c-type subunit has translation MKKLACILGVLLALGLGVINTAVFAEGLKSLRGTEAVKGDVPSENYRYERDRAAQQRQFVQQPPLIPHTTKGYLITKEFNKCLDCHSWDRAADSGAPRVSVTHFKTREGKELTNMSPRRYFCTQCHVPQTDAKPLVDNTFKPATGLVK, from the coding sequence ATGAAAAAGCTGGCCTGTATATTGGGGGTGCTGTTAGCTTTGGGCTTGGGTGTAATCAATACAGCAGTTTTTGCTGAAGGTTTAAAATCGCTGCGTGGTACCGAGGCGGTGAAGGGCGATGTGCCATCTGAAAACTATCGTTATGAGCGTGATCGAGCAGCGCAACAGCGCCAGTTTGTACAGCAACCACCGTTGATTCCGCATACAACGAAAGGCTATTTAATTACCAAAGAATTTAATAAATGCCTCGATTGCCATAGCTGGGATCGTGCCGCCGACTCAGGTGCGCCACGTGTTTCTGTGACGCACTTTAAAACCCGCGAAGGCAAAGAGCTGACCAATATGTCGCCGCGTCGCTATTTCTGTACGCAATGCCACGTGCCACAAACTGATGCCAAACCATTGGTGGATAACACCTTTAAACCAGCGACTGGCTTGGTTAAATAA
- the napA gene encoding nitrate reductase catalytic subunit NapA: MSIDRRDFIKATAVSAAAASVGIPLVADAAPKKAADNAASKAGDNTVRWDKAPCRFCGTGCSVLVGTQNGRVVATQGDPEAPVNRGLNCIKGYFLSKIMYGGDRLTQPLLRKKNGKYDKNGEFTPVSWDEAFGIMEQKAKEALKTTGPTSIAMFGSGQWTVWEGYAAAKLFKAGFRSNNIDPNARHCMASAVTGFMRTFGMDEPMGCYDDIEAADAFVLWGSNMAEMHPILWSRITDRRLSNPKTKVAVLSTFEHRSFELADNGMVFTPQTDLAIMNFICHHIISTGRVNKDFVAKHVNFKLGETDIGYGLRPNHALEKNAKANGYPGADGKPKTNPNEAKPSTYEEFAKFVSEYTVDKVSKLSGVSEDKLKALAELYADPKIKVTSFWTMGFNQHTRGTWANNMIYNIHLLVGKIAEPGNSPFSLTGQPSACGTAREVGTFAHRLPADMVVTNPEHRKHAEEIWQLPDGTIPDKIGLHAVAMARALKDGKIKFYWQMCNNNMQAGPNINEELYPGWRNPTAFVVVSDPYPTVSTLAADLVLPTAMWVEKEGAFGNAERRTQFWRQQVNAPGEAKSDLWQLVEFSKRFKVDEVWPADLLAKKPAYKGKTLFDILYANGKVNKFKNDQLQKGHENLEAKAFGFYLQKGLFEEYAEFGRGHGHDLAPFDTYHQARGLRWPVVNGKETKWRYREGYDSYVKKGEGVRFYGNKDGKANIFVLPYQPAAESPDKEYDLWLCTGRVLEHWHTGTMTRRVPELHKAVPEAMVFMHPDEAKKRGLQRGMLVKVKSRRGEITARLETRGRNKPPKGLIFIPFFDEGRLVNKLTLDATCPISKETDYKKCAVKVIKV; the protein is encoded by the coding sequence ATGAGTATTGATCGTCGTGATTTTATTAAGGCGACCGCCGTCAGCGCTGCGGCGGCCAGTGTCGGCATTCCTTTGGTGGCAGATGCTGCGCCAAAAAAAGCGGCTGATAACGCAGCCAGTAAAGCCGGCGACAATACCGTGCGTTGGGATAAAGCGCCCTGTCGATTCTGTGGTACCGGCTGTTCGGTGTTGGTAGGCACGCAAAATGGCCGTGTCGTTGCCACACAGGGTGATCCTGAAGCTCCCGTTAATCGCGGCTTGAACTGCATTAAGGGTTATTTCCTGTCAAAAATTATGTACGGGGGCGATCGTTTAACCCAGCCACTGCTGCGTAAGAAAAACGGCAAATACGACAAAAATGGTGAATTCACGCCTGTGAGCTGGGACGAAGCGTTCGGCATCATGGAGCAAAAAGCCAAAGAAGCGCTGAAAACCACCGGCCCAACGTCAATTGCAATGTTTGGCTCTGGCCAGTGGACGGTGTGGGAAGGCTACGCCGCGGCTAAATTATTTAAAGCGGGTTTCCGCAGCAATAATATTGACCCGAATGCTCGCCACTGTATGGCATCAGCCGTGACTGGCTTTATGCGCACCTTCGGTATGGACGAGCCGATGGGCTGTTACGACGACATCGAAGCCGCAGATGCTTTCGTGCTGTGGGGCTCAAATATGGCCGAAATGCACCCGATTTTGTGGAGCCGCATCACCGATCGCCGTTTGAGTAATCCAAAAACCAAAGTCGCTGTCTTGTCGACGTTTGAACATCGCTCGTTCGAGCTAGCCGATAACGGTATGGTGTTCACGCCGCAAACCGATTTGGCGATCATGAACTTTATTTGCCACCACATCATTAGCACTGGTCGCGTGAATAAAGATTTCGTCGCAAAACACGTGAACTTCAAATTGGGCGAAACCGATATTGGTTATGGTTTGCGCCCTAATCATGCCCTGGAAAAAAATGCCAAAGCCAATGGCTATCCAGGCGCTGACGGCAAGCCAAAAACCAATCCGAATGAAGCCAAACCAAGTACTTATGAAGAGTTTGCCAAGTTTGTTTCGGAATACACGGTTGATAAGGTCAGCAAACTGTCGGGCGTATCCGAAGACAAACTCAAAGCTTTGGCAGAGCTATACGCCGATCCAAAAATCAAAGTAACGTCGTTCTGGACCATGGGCTTTAACCAGCACACCCGTGGTACGTGGGCGAACAATATGATTTACAACATCCACTTGCTGGTGGGCAAAATCGCAGAGCCGGGCAATAGCCCATTCTCGCTGACTGGTCAGCCTTCAGCCTGCGGTACCGCGCGTGAAGTGGGTACTTTTGCGCACCGTTTACCGGCCGATATGGTCGTGACTAATCCAGAACACCGCAAACACGCCGAAGAAATTTGGCAACTGCCCGATGGCACGATTCCAGACAAGATCGGTTTGCACGCCGTGGCCATGGCGCGGGCACTGAAAGACGGCAAGATTAAGTTCTACTGGCAAATGTGTAATAACAATATGCAAGCCGGCCCGAATATTAATGAAGAGCTCTACCCAGGCTGGCGCAACCCAACAGCTTTCGTTGTGGTATCAGACCCGTACCCAACGGTATCGACTTTGGCGGCTGATTTGGTGCTGCCAACCGCGATGTGGGTCGAAAAAGAGGGCGCTTTTGGTAATGCCGAGCGTCGTACCCAATTCTGGCGCCAACAAGTGAATGCCCCTGGCGAGGCCAAATCAGATTTGTGGCAATTGGTTGAGTTTTCAAAACGCTTCAAAGTTGACGAAGTATGGCCGGCTGATTTGTTGGCTAAAAAGCCAGCGTACAAAGGCAAAACCTTGTTTGACATCTTGTACGCCAACGGCAAGGTTAATAAATTTAAAAACGACCAATTGCAAAAAGGTCACGAAAACTTGGAAGCTAAGGCTTTTGGTTTCTATCTGCAAAAAGGTCTGTTTGAAGAGTACGCTGAGTTCGGTCGCGGTCACGGCCATGATTTAGCGCCGTTTGATACCTACCACCAAGCGCGTGGCTTGCGCTGGCCTGTGGTGAACGGCAAAGAAACCAAATGGCGCTACCGCGAAGGCTATGATAGCTACGTTAAAAAAGGCGAGGGCGTTCGCTTCTACGGTAATAAAGATGGCAAAGCGAATATTTTTGTCTTGCCATACCAGCCAGCGGCCGAGAGCCCGGATAAAGAATACGATTTGTGGTTGTGTACCGGTCGTGTACTGGAGCACTGGCATACCGGCACGATGACGCGCCGTGTACCTGAGCTGCATAAAGCCGTGCCTGAGGCGATGGTGTTTATGCACCCTGATGAAGCGAAAAAACGAGGCTTGCAGCGTGGGATGTTGGTGAAAGTGAAATCGCGCCGCGGCGAAATCACCGCTCGCCTAGAAACCCGTGGTCGTAACAAACCACCGAAAGGGCTGATTTTTATTCCATTCTTTGACGAAGGCCGTTTGGTGAATAAATTGACCTTGGATGCAACGTGCCCAATTTCAAAAGAAACCGATTATAAAAAATGTGCCGTTAAAGTGATCAAAGTCTAG
- a CDS encoding chaperone NapD codes for MNIYSLVVRALPGQMDHVKAQLLTIPGLEIHQEHEGRLIVTVEDVPGYRTSDALATIQGFDGITSSTLAYEYCDDELTPSENA; via the coding sequence ATGAATATTTACAGCTTAGTGGTGCGCGCACTACCAGGCCAAATGGACCATGTTAAAGCGCAATTACTGACGATTCCCGGCCTTGAAATACACCAAGAGCACGAAGGGCGCTTGATTGTGACGGTGGAGGATGTGCCGGGCTATCGAACCAGCGATGCCTTGGCGACGATTCAAGGGTTTGACGGCATTACGTCGTCTACTTTGGCTTATGAGTATTGTGATGATGAGTTAACACCGAGTGAAAACGCGTAG
- the napF gene encoding ferredoxin-type protein NapF: MSVDLSRRSLLFGRKPAQEPVNVFRPPWANERFTDICTRCAECITVCPSQVIVKGDAGFPEIDYKYGECTFCGECRDVCQPKALSAEDPWHRHVQIGAQCIAYSGVDCRVCGEVCDTAAIKFALQVGTVAQPQLNIDACTGCGACMTSCPTAAIQMLQAK; this comes from the coding sequence ATGTCTGTCGATTTATCGCGACGCAGTTTACTTTTTGGTCGCAAGCCCGCTCAAGAGCCGGTGAATGTTTTTCGCCCCCCTTGGGCTAATGAACGGTTTACCGACATTTGTACTCGTTGTGCTGAGTGCATCACTGTGTGTCCGAGTCAGGTTATTGTAAAAGGAGATGCAGGTTTTCCTGAAATCGACTATAAATATGGCGAATGCACTTTCTGTGGTGAATGCCGTGATGTATGCCAGCCGAAAGCGCTCTCCGCGGAAGACCCATGGCACCGACATGTACAGATTGGTGCTCAATGCATTGCTTATTCAGGAGTGGATTGCCGTGTTTGTGGCGAGGTTTGCGATACCGCTGCCATCAAGTTTGCGCTACAAGTTGGCACGGTAGCACAGCCTCAATTGAATATAGATGCCTGTACCGGCTGTGGAGCTTGCATGACAAGCTGCCCCACTGCGGCGATTCAGATGCTGCAGGCTAAATAA